Proteins encoded by one window of Pseudomonas tructae:
- the map gene encoding type I methionyl aminopeptidase, translating to MTVTIKTAEDIEKMRIAGRLAAEVLEMIEEHVKPGVTTEELDRLCHDYIVNIQKAIPAPLNYKGFPKSICTSVNHVVCHGIPGDKPLKDGDTLNIDVTVIKDGYHGDTSRMFHVGNVPVWAERLSQITQECMYKAIELVKPGCRLGDIGEVIQKHAEKNGFSVVREFCGHGIGKVFHEEPQILHYGRAGTGIELKEGMTFTIEPMINQGRADTKVLGDGWTAITKDRKLSAQWEHTLVVTATGYEIFTLRKDDTIPRTSA from the coding sequence ATGACCGTTACCATCAAAACCGCCGAAGACATCGAAAAGATGCGCATCGCCGGCCGCCTGGCCGCCGAAGTCCTGGAGATGATCGAAGAGCACGTCAAGCCCGGTGTCACCACCGAAGAACTCGACCGCCTGTGCCATGACTATATCGTCAACATCCAGAAAGCCATCCCGGCGCCGCTCAACTACAAGGGTTTCCCCAAGTCGATCTGTACCTCGGTCAACCATGTGGTCTGCCACGGCATCCCGGGCGACAAACCGCTCAAGGATGGCGACACCCTGAACATCGACGTCACGGTGATCAAGGACGGCTACCACGGTGATACCAGCCGCATGTTCCACGTCGGCAATGTGCCAGTCTGGGCCGAACGCCTGTCCCAGATCACCCAGGAATGCATGTACAAGGCCATCGAACTGGTCAAGCCGGGCTGCCGCCTGGGCGATATCGGTGAAGTGATCCAGAAGCACGCGGAAAAGAACGGCTTCTCGGTGGTGCGCGAATTCTGCGGCCACGGCATCGGCAAGGTGTTCCATGAAGAGCCGCAGATCCTCCACTACGGCCGCGCAGGCACCGGCATCGAACTCAAGGAAGGCATGACCTTCACCATCGAGCCGATGATCAACCAGGGCCGCGCCGACACCAAGGTGCTGGGCGACGGCTGGACCGCCATCACCAAGGACCGCAAGCTCTCGGCCCAGTGGGAACACACCCTGGTGGTGACCGCGACCGGTTACGAGATCTTCACCCTGCGCAAAGACGACACCATTCCTCGCACATCGGCCTGA